A genome region from Oncorhynchus masou masou isolate Uvic2021 unplaced genomic scaffold, UVic_Omas_1.1 unplaced_scaffold_7518, whole genome shotgun sequence includes the following:
- the LOC135537337 gene encoding ewing's tumor-associated antigen 1-like: protein MRASAVPDDCVITLSMADLSEGPGNTRVVEISDIVNRIAPKDAQHVSVDSPLLQWIGDSAVPCTPEVRPPKARKKSTRKSSVEDLMQLARQFDINMHQQDREKRSAEHTHNTINNNRYGEEPKGPTTMSSSAQQVEAELNALFDGPTQRVTGRLSQGSTASTCSQEVKVQVGVSHSLPMTSSKSRRSSLAGEARLVHRLVLVKRKWNSGTPRRLWRKTRTLTGRMMTFQ, encoded by the exons GCGAAGGGCCCGGCAACACCAGAGTTGTTGAGATATCAGACATTGTCAACCGGATCGCCCCTAAG GATGCCCAGCATGTCTCTGTGGATAGTCCTCTGCTCCAGTGGATTGGGGACAGTGCTGTCCCATGTACCCCAGAGGTACGCCCGCCCAAAGCAAGGAAGAAATCCACTCG gaAAAGCTCAGTGGAGGACTTGATGCAGCTGGCCAGGCAGTTTGACATCAACATGCACCAGCAGGACCGAGAGAAGAGGAGcgcggaacacacacacaataccataAACAACAACCGCTACGGGGAGGAACCCAAGGGCCCGACGACAATGTCCTCATCAGCCCAGCAGGTAGAGGCGGAGCTTAACGCTCTGTTCGACGGGCCGACGCAGCGAGTCACCGGACGGCTCAGCCAAGGGTCGACCGCCTCCACCTGTTCTCAGGAGGTCAAGGTTCAAGTTGGGGTCAGCCATTCACTGCCGATGACCTCGTCAAAGAGTCGGAGGTCAAGCCTGGCGGGGGAAGCACGTCTGGTTCATCGGCTCGTACTGGTAAAGAGGAAGTGGAACAGTGGAACGCCACGACGACTGTGGCGAAAGACGAGGACTTTGACTGGGAGGATGATGACCTTTCAGTGA